One Leptodactylus fuscus isolate aLepFus1 chromosome 11, aLepFus1.hap2, whole genome shotgun sequence genomic window, ctggcaggatcgtggagaggtaagtaacagtgttttttatgtttcttacctctcccagtcggccgatcattatactcgggggtccgaaaagaccccccgaggataatgatagcagtggtaacgactgtcgctgggcccctaatgtcccgggctctgtggcagctgcctctgctgctatggcggtagttacgccactagagTGAATACAGATGACACCAGAGAGCGAGGGCTCTATTTCCATATTATATGCGTTGCTCTCATCTTATGATGGATGAAAGCAGCTAACActgaataacggtagtgtgaacctaccctaacagTTCCATGTAGGTGGGGGTGAATTTAGGGTGAAATTATGTATTCATAATTGTTCATGATGAATGACAGCATGCTCCaaaattttaatgtttttatgaGAATTTTATTCACATTTATTTATAAGAAATTTTATTCACATTGAGACAGGCATAtcggtagtgatgtcacagccacGAACGCAGCAAATATCGCATCAACAGCAAAGGACTCAAGCGTCTTCCCAGCCAGTGCCACGTGACTTTGGAATGCCACGTGATCTTCTGACGTCGAGGAGGAGAAAGCAGCTGCTCGGTTCCACAGGCGCATGCGACCTGCTCTCACTGCCTGCATACGACATAACTATAGCTACAAAAGGCAAAATGAACGTGTTGTTTCATCGCAACCCGACCAACACCCTAAAATGGGATCAAACCTGCCAATATTCAACATGGCCGACACGGCCTCATTTAGAAAACATCCAATTAGACGATCCTGCGCAAGATGGAGGTGTGTCTCGGCAGTTACTGATTGGTTGGACGCGGGAAGGGGTGGGGCAAAGAGTTTCGTCTCCGTTAAGCAACAGGACATCTTCCAGGCTCCCCCTTGGCCTGCTTTTCCTCCACTCCAGTGACGAATCCCCCGAGAGGCAGCGGAGACCATGCCCAACATAAAGATCTTTAGCGGGAGCTCGCATCAAGATTTGTCCCAAAAAATTGCAGATCGACTTGGACTAGAACTGGGGCGAGTGGTGACGAAAAAGTTCAGCAATCAAGAGACTTGGTAAGAAAGCCTACACTGGCCCGAGCGCTCTGCCGTGCAGCTCTGGAGCCCAGCGGGCCGTGTAGTCCCCCGTGCACTTCACTGATAGATCGCAGAGCGTGACATTTCTAAAATGGAAAAGCCGGACGCAAACGCTGCTGGGGATTGTAGTTTACGTGACCTACGTGTAAGCTTATAGTAGATGACGGCATGACTACGAATCCCGGCATGCATCAGTGCAGGCAGAGGAGAATAAGCTGAAAACACGTGGGAATTAATAGCCTAAAATGATGTGATGAGTCAAGAGCATCCGTGCAGGGCTCAGTGCAGACCTGGCGGCATGTCTGGTAAATGAGCCCTCTGCTCTGCTTCATACTGAGGGATTTGATACTatatttgttacttttttttctttttagcttcCCTGGTAATTTGAAgctggctcccattaatttcagtgggtGCTTCAGGTAGAATCCTGAACAAACAAGCAGCACAAACATTGCCCCcgtattgcagaaaagctgccatttttgttgcagattttgcttttttttttttttttttgccaagagTGACTACAAAGATAATGGGAAacctataggaagctcttatacgtctacTCCACAGCCTTGATTTATTCGGTTGTGTTTTCAGTGTGACATAAGCAGGAAAGTGGTTACTAGTTCTGCAACCATTACAGAAACTCACACGTGTGACAAAAATGGAGCCCACCAAGGATTAGTGCATTGTCTAGTGCAATATGAGCAGGGGAGTTGTGCTCTAGTTCAGTCAGCTCCCCTCACCCCCTCTAGCCTGGCTCATAGTAAGAGAGCGTGTAAAGTGAGATTCCTTGCTgtgctatatactacacacagacTGAGAAATTCAGGGGCCAAGACAAGAAATAGTTTACAAAGCGTGACTTGCGAAGGGGGTGCCGGGTTTAGAAAACCATCCacctgatttttattttattataatatactagcttctgcccgcaacttcgtctgcgggttgttggcatgtATGATCTGCCTAAATTTAGCCAGTTGCTGCCGTcgatgtttcggcagctctcaagatgtcctgctgctgaacttgtttcttgcactgtgcttgtgattgttccggcatctcagcagctcactgggacgccatataatgagcgtgttgttggcgttgatgatccgcctgctttggcgtttcagcagctctcaagttgggctGGCACTGAAGTTATTCGTCGCaccatgcccgtgattgttccggcatcacagtagctcgctgggacaccatataatgagtgtattaatcaaattgctgccgttgatggtttgcctgttccggcgttttggcagcacttaagctgtcctgctgctgaacttgttcttcacaccatgcctgtgattgttccagcagctcggtgggacgctatataatcagcgtgttgttggtgtttatGATCCACCAGCTCCAGCGTTTcgatagctgtcaagctggcctgccgctgaactcgttcctcgcgctgtggctgtgattgttgcggcaactcgctgagacgccatataatcaGCGTGTTGTGGGCattgatgatctccctcagctgcgCTCGAGGGGGAAAGACCTGGAAGTGCAGCTTATATTTCCTGCACTAATGCTCTTATCCTTTTCATTACAGTGTTGAGattggagagagtgtgagaggagAAGATGTTTATATTGTTCAAAGTGGGTGCGGGGAGATAAATGACAACTTGATGGAGCTTCTGATTATGATAAATGCCTGCAAAATAGCATCTGCCTGTCGTGTCACCGCTGTTATACCCTGCTTTCCATATGCACGTCAGGATAAAAAAGATAAGGTAAGGACATGTTCACCTGTAAGTCAAAGCAGTCCGTGAGTCACTCAAATCTTCTTCACTAATGTTGCATTCTATGTGAGTTATAATGTAATATTTCTTCCTTGTGTGGTAATAATCATATTTCTCTTTCCCACTTTGATTTCTTCTAGTCACGAGCACCAATCTCTGCTAAGCTTGTTGCCAATATGTTGTCTGTGGCTGGGGCCGACCACATCATTACTATGGACCTTCATGCCTCCCAGATTCAGGTATTTCTCTTTCTTTTGCTATTATATATGATCTTTGCAGCTATGCTGATTTTAAAATCTGTGCCACTGAATACAAAATATGTATATAGATCAGACGCCCAGATCCctaacagatcagctgttctggcagccaCTAGGTATTGGAAGTTCAAGAAATGCATTGGACAGAGACTTGCACGTTGTTTCTGTTATTTGAATAGAAGTGGCTTGTCTGGGCTCCCTATCCACTGCCTTATTTTCTAGCTTCCAACCCCTGGAGGGTGCTCGAACAGCTGATCTTCAGTATAAAAACTTCATTTGgggacagaaaacccctttaactattggtAGCCTACTTTTGGGTGTTGCAGACATGCTCTCAACCCTATTCCTAACTACGGTAGAGAGgttaataccgtatttttcagactataagatgcatcAAACCAGAAGACGTACCTagtttttagaggaggaaaatgggggggaaaaattgaagcaaaaatgtgcaaaaatatttaataacatatggGAGTTATAGTTTGGAAACAACTGCAAGGCCACAATGACAGGTGGCCCCGAAGTGGAATTTAACTCCTATTTTAACTCCTTATCGCTTTTtggcaattttcatttttgatgccccacacacacacacacacacacacacacacacacacacacacacaaccacaCCCCtcgcttaatgtttgcaggacaaatagttcatcataatggtaccatttattatgctgggaagctggaaaaaaaactttcagaatggggtggaattggagaaaaagtgcatttgtgcaactttcttgcggatttcatttttatggcattcactttgCATCCAAAATAAAATACTCcctcctgtttccctagctaacctGCGCACTGCTAGCCCTACCTgcctaactcagcccacccaaTCATACTTTCCTGTCTTCTATGTCCTGGAGATCAGTTTCTTCTGTCCCACCAGCTCCTTCTTGCACACTTCCTGCACATGTATGGTAGTCGTGCTTCACTTCTGACGGCAATTGTACATTTGAGCTAGAATCACTGGTTCTATTGTGCAGGTGCCGGCTGAAATGAAGGAAGTGATGTTTTGTGCCAGAAGACTCAAGGCGGGTGAATATGATATGAAGCGGGGTGGGTGGGGGGCAGTATTGGTGACACTTCGTTTatggaaacagaacgtcaccagatTTTCAGAAAGTGTGCTTGGGgcaatcacattactgccactGGGATAAGGATAAGTATAGAGTTTTTTTTACttggtaaattagaagttagacagtgtttaatttttgttttatcccggacaactcctttaagtataaTATCTGTTACAGGGTTTCTTTGATATTCCTGTGGATAATTTATATGCTGAACCTGCTGTCTTGAAATGGATCCGAGAAAACATTGCAGAATGGAAAACTTGTACCATAGTGTCTCCAGATGCTGGTGGTGCCAAGAGGTAAGATATTTTATAAAGATGAGTATCACAATGCACAAAATCATGTGTGCATACAatggcttacactaggttcacaatcGCCTTCAGGCCTTCTTAAAACGTGGTTACACACAAAACCCactgaccccacagactataatggggtccaccaggcagAGAGAAagatcctccttgcaggacttttctctacaacAATTCTAGGTGAAGTATGAAGCCAGCTTTGATAAAACTGACTTCCTATGAACAAATATAAGGAAATTAGAATTGTGTGTCCCATCTGTGCCTCTAAGCTTTCTTTGCTTATGttttttctttctccatttaGAGTTACATCAATTGCTGACCGACTGAATGTTGACTTTGCTTTAATACACAAGGAAAGGAAAAAAGCCAATGAGGTAGACCGTATGGTTCTTGTGGGAGATGTGAAAGATAAAGTAGCGATTCTCGTCGATGACATGGCGGACACTTGCGGAACCATTTGTCATGCTGCAGATAAGTGAGttgcaattttaattttaaaatataaaacagaAGATTTAGGGGCCATAATATGAGGTGACGTTGGCCTCGATTCCTTTTCTTTTTCTGTCTCTTtccacagcaaattaggcccacGTGATTGGGGCTGATCATTCGGGTGTCTTGCACCACGGACTCTGGCTGAAACAATTgctgaatccgtggcaagatcaatgtttttttttttgttttttgtttttttttaaaagcattcTACTCCAACCTGTGCCTCCTATTGAAAAAATTatttgtgaatatacccttatgaACCTGTTTAAAAGAAGAACCATTCACATTGCAGCTTTCATATGGTCTTCaccaaaaagggggaaaaaaaaaaaaaaaaaatctgcaataatgaGTGCTGTGGAGTCAGTAAGCCAAAACTCCCTTCTAACCCCCCTATATTCTTGGCAGTTTTGTTTGGATCGAAGTATAATTAGTGGAGACCTATGTAAGgtgagcaaacaaaaaaaaaaaatacagcttccCTGGGTTCCAGCAGTTCAAAAGGTCTTGCTAAAAATGTTGGTGGCCTCTActaattatactctagggtctaaagagaccccaaaatatattAGCAGTTCTGGATTGGACGCGTTTGGTCTGAACAAAACAGCAGGCAAAGGCTCACAAATAATATAATTACAGAATTGAAATAACAGACGTATACAAAATCATATCTGTTATCCGGGTTCACATTctatctgtttttttgttttgttttttgattaCTTGCACAGCCCTGTTCTTGACTCTTTCCTATATGGTTCATGCGATAGTACTCAAATTTAGTTTTaaaggtatttattgaatgaAACCGAAAAATACAATATGTATCACAATAACGAGTGAAGTATCCATAGATACAAAATAGGAAAGGAACATTAACAATTAATGCCAGTTAATAGCAAAGAGAGATCATGAACAGGGCAATCAAATATAAAGCAAAAATGTTAAACATAATATTAGTCAGGTAGACTATAAAATTATATAAGTTTGCAATAAGAGAATAAAACACACAAAGTAAAGTGGGTGCAGTGGAGTGCTGTCTCTTAACACAGGGTCTTTAACCTAAGGGATTAATACTAGATTCAGGATTCTACAACCAAGTTTTATAATTGAAGACTGGCAATCCCAGGATATTGGAGGTATATGGAAGATAAAATCCGGCTTCAACTGCGATGTAATATATCCAGACGTACGTGgtataataaaaattaacttttattccaaTCGAAGGTAAAAACAGTCACATATCAACTTAGAAAATCAGCATACAAAGAAGCTCCTGATTTGATAACTTTTCCCATTTGGTTCAGAGACACAACAGTACCTGCACAAATGGGAAAAGTTATTGAATCAAGAGCTTAAGATATCATGGGGTCATGGCATTACCCTGGAAAAGTATGTGCAACAAAAAATGATTCCAAGGGCTTTGCGTCTACGAAAAAATCCAACATTTGTCTATGACGATAATTTTTTTGATCAGTGGAATGATATTCTGTCAGAATGTTCTTTTAAATTAATGACTCATTATCCAACAAGAAAAACGTAAATTGGAAGAGATAAAACAGGAATTGACAATACTACAAGAACATTTAAAATCGGTGAAGGATGATAAGTATAAAAACTTTAAAACTAATACAGTACTAATACAGATGTATCGGACAATATAGCTACTGTATCTTCTACACCTTACAGAGAAAGAAATCGTGCTCGAGAGTTTGTAAATTCATCAAAAAATGAGGCCGCAGGGCGGGACGCAAACGCCCCCGCAAACTTCAATCGTCGATGCTTTTTTATATGTTGATTTTCTAAGTCGATATGTGACTATTTTTACCTTCGAttggaataaaagttaatttttattatacCACGTATGTCTGGATATATTGCATTGcagttgaagctggattttatctTCCATATACCTGTATTTGTGCCTTTAAAATCCAAAGGGTTTCCGTGCTTCCTGGCTCCAAAGTTTATATAAGCTAATATGGTGAGCTGGACTTATTAGTTTTCTTTGTAATAAGCCCAGGATATTAGCTTTATTGATCCAGGGGGACTTCACCTTGTCAAAGGAAGTCTTAGATCAGTCTTGATCTTTTCAAAAAGCATGATTGAGTCAACTTGTTTAATAACTTCTGGTGTCGAGAGACTCTGTGACCTCCACCTGGATGCTATAAGAATTCTGGCAGATAGTAAAATATATTGAAGTAATTTATATGGAGCATAGCGTAGGCCAGCTGTTTCATGCCTAGTAGGAGAGCTGGGGCTGATAGCGAGGTTGATTGACCTAGAAGTCTCTGGGCTATTCTATGAATGGACTGCCAGAAGTGGCGGACAATGGGAAAAGTCCACCAAATATGTAGCGTATCTTCCCTGGTGTGACAGCCCCTAAAGTACATAGGATACATAGGGTGCCAGGGTAAGCTGCCAACTACCTTTGTTAATAAATGTTCAACATGGTCCCAAGGTCTCTTTCCCAGGAAGTCATGAAGTCCATTTTGGTGGTGGGGTATACTCTCCATAAGTGAAGGACAGGGCACCCTTGCCTTCAGACCGATAGAGACATTATGTTTCAAAGTTAGTTGCCTTAATTACAGTATTATGTGTAATAAGGGAGTGTAGAAAATTAAATATCTGACATATGCGGAAAGGTTTGGATAGGGGTATGTGGGTGAAGTGTTCCTTGGTAACCATTCATTTGTCCAGGAGGAAGTCATTATAGAGCTTAAACCGTTCATGTCTACATTAAACAAAAGCCTCCAGTTAAAGACCAGGTGGAAAAGATGGGGGAGGGGTGAAGATGGGGAGCAGAGGTGATATCATGTTCtataattttatactgaaatctctTCTTCATACGCCCAAGATATTCTTCTATGACAAGAGTAGAGGATACAGGACAGCCTTGGCTGGTACCCCGACAGAGGAGTCTGTTGGGAGTTATAGATATGCAGATGGATCACTACAAAGGGCACAGAGTGCCCGTTGGAATTGTGATTCCCA contains:
- the LOC142185149 gene encoding ribose-phosphate pyrophosphokinase 1, encoding MPNIKIFSGSSHQDLSQKIADRLGLELGRVVTKKFSNQETCVEIGESVRGEDVYIVQSGCGEINDNLMELLIMINACKIASACRVTAVIPCFPYARQDKKDKSRAPISAKLVANMLSVAGADHIITMDLHASQIQGFFDIPVDNLYAEPAVLKWIRENIAEWKTCTIVSPDAGGAKRVTSIADRLNVDFALIHKERKKANEVDRMVLVGDVKDKVAILVDDMADTCGTICHAADKLLSAGATKVYAILTHGIFSGPAISRINNACFEAVVVTNTIPQEEKIRHCSKIQVIDISMILAEAIRRTHNGESVSYLFSHVPL